Proteins from a genomic interval of Streptococcus sp. D7B5:
- a CDS encoding type B 50S ribosomal protein L31, whose protein sequence is MKKDIHPEYRPVVFMDTTTGYKFLSGSTKRSNETVEFEGETYPLIRVEISSDSHPFYTGRQKFTQADGRVDRFNKKYGLK, encoded by the coding sequence ATGAAAAAAGATATCCATCCAGAATATCGCCCAGTTGTCTTCATGGACACAACTACTGGTTACAAATTCCTTAGCGGTTCAACAAAACGCTCTAACGAAACTGTTGAGTTCGAAGGCGAAACTTACCCATTGATCCGTGTGGAAATTTCATCAGACTCACACCCATTCTACACTGGACGTCAAAAGTTCACTCAAGCAGATGGACGTGTGGATCGTTTCAACAAAAAATACGGTCTCAAATAA
- a CDS encoding lantibiotic ABC transporter permease, giving the protein MEKNRLFILISAGVAILGSLLPWASLNAGSFGSYSVNGYQGDGWFVIIAAIVSIVLACLNNMNKAMSKGFSIGVIVAGAIATLVTLNSLFNVNKYMSNFGGYGISIGFGLILAILASIALVVTGLLAMSGGKITKESFTELAESGKDFAQTVGRVTSSTVKTAVEEIKKESQERKKEETTADKTEIAKEETEQKEEAKEPANVEAESAAENAEPVKEETTESESETKTEAEPVAEPTETEAEAETVTESTETEPTKTEKEAKSAEENAEPVKETEVKNQQEEKAPNQEN; this is encoded by the coding sequence ATGGAAAAAAATCGTTTGTTTATCCTCATTTCTGCTGGAGTAGCAATCCTTGGTTCACTCTTGCCATGGGCTAGTTTAAATGCAGGTTCTTTTGGGTCCTATAGCGTGAATGGTTACCAAGGTGATGGTTGGTTTGTCATTATCGCAGCTATTGTGTCTATTGTTCTTGCGTGCTTGAATAATATGAATAAAGCAATGTCTAAGGGGTTCTCAATTGGTGTCATTGTCGCGGGTGCAATTGCAACTCTCGTTACACTAAATAGTCTCTTTAATGTAAATAAGTACATGTCTAACTTTGGTGGATATGGCATTTCAATCGGCTTTGGTTTGATTTTAGCCATTCTTGCTAGCATTGCACTAGTTGTAACTGGTCTCTTGGCAATGTCAGGTGGTAAAATTACAAAAGAGTCATTTACTGAATTAGCTGAATCTGGTAAAGATTTTGCTCAAACTGTCGGACGTGTAACAAGCTCTACCGTTAAAACTGCAGTCGAAGAAATCAAAAAAGAATCTCAAGAACGTAAAAAAGAAGAAACTACAGCTGATAAAACAGAGATAGCTAAAGAGGAAACCGAGCAAAAAGAAGAAGCTAAGGAACCAGCTAATGTGGAAGCTGAATCAGCAGCAGAAAACGCAGAACCAGTAAAAGAAGAAACTACTGAATCTGAATCTGAAACAAAAACAGAAGCTGAGCCAGTAGCCGAACCAACAGAAACAGAGGCTGAAGCTGAAACTGTAACAGAATCAACAGAAACAGAACCTACTAAAACTGAAAAAGAGGCTAAATCAGCAGAAGAAAACGCAGAACCAGTAAAAGAAACAGAAGTAAAAAATCAACAAGAAGAAAAAGCTCCAAATCAAGAGAACTAA
- a CDS encoding bifunctional oligoribonuclease/PAP phosphatase NrnA: MEICQQILEKIKEYDTIIIHRHMKPDPDALGSQVGLKALLTHHFPEKTIKAVGYNEPTLTWMAEMDTVQDSDYHEALAIICDTANRPRIDDKRYEQAAFTIKIDHHPNDDIYGDLSWVDTSSSSASEMIALFAQENQLALSSEAARLLYAGIVGDTGRFLYPSTSARTFRIAGQLREVDFDFAGLSRQMDTMSFKIAKLQGYVYDHLEVDENGAARVLLTQDILEKYKVTDAETAAIVGAPGRIDTVKAWAIFVEQADGHFRVRMRSKITPINEIAKRHDGGGHPLASGANSYNLEENEQIYKELKEALQIHQG, translated from the coding sequence ATGGAAATTTGCCAGCAAATCTTAGAGAAAATCAAAGAATACGATACCATTATCATTCATCGTCATATGAAACCAGATCCTGATGCCTTAGGGAGTCAGGTAGGTTTGAAAGCTCTTCTTACACACCATTTTCCAGAAAAAACCATCAAAGCTGTCGGCTATAATGAACCGACTCTAACATGGATGGCGGAAATGGATACTGTCCAAGACAGTGACTACCACGAAGCTCTTGCTATTATTTGTGATACAGCAAATCGTCCTCGTATCGATGATAAACGCTACGAACAAGCTGCTTTCACCATCAAAATCGATCACCATCCAAATGATGATATCTATGGTGACCTATCTTGGGTGGATACAAGTTCAAGCAGTGCTAGTGAAATGATTGCTCTATTTGCTCAAGAAAATCAGCTGGCTTTGTCTAGCGAAGCGGCACGACTTCTCTATGCAGGAATTGTCGGGGACACGGGACGCTTTCTCTACCCGTCAACTAGTGCCCGTACCTTTAGAATAGCTGGCCAGCTCCGAGAAGTTGATTTTGACTTTGCTGGATTGTCTCGTCAAATGGATACCATGAGCTTCAAGATTGCAAAATTGCAAGGGTATGTTTATGATCACTTAGAAGTTGATGAGAATGGAGCTGCACGCGTTCTACTTACTCAAGACATCTTGGAAAAATATAAGGTTACGGATGCTGAAACAGCAGCGATTGTTGGGGCACCTGGCCGAATCGATACTGTTAAGGCTTGGGCTATCTTTGTTGAACAAGCTGATGGTCACTTCCGTGTGCGTATGCGCAGTAAAATCACCCCTATCAATGAAATTGCCAAACGACACGACGGGGGAGGGCATCCATTAGCCAGTGGCGCCAATTCCTATAATCTAGAAGAAAACGAACAAATATACAAAGAACTGAAAGAGGCTCTACAGATTCACCAAGGCTAA
- a CDS encoding Nramp family divalent metal transporter has product MSSHKKVSLSEINQSIDTPNNNHFWQNLKAFLGPGALVAVGYMDPGNWITSVVGGASYKYSLLFVILISSIIAMQLQQMAGKLGIVTKMDLAQATAHHAPKWLRYSLWVILELALMATDLAEVLGSAIALNLLFKIPIMVAILLTVLDVFLLLLLMKFGFKKIEAIVTTLILTILAIFTYLVGLSSPSIQGIFGGYLPTPTLFETPLPGHESQLTLALGIVGATVMPHNLYLHSSLSQTRKINHKDKKDVRKAVRFMTWDSNLQLSLAFIVNSLLLILGASLFFGHASEISAFSQMYNALQDSTIAGAIASSTLSTLFALALLASGQNSTITGTLTGQIVMEGFLHLKLPQWIIRIGTRIFALLPVIVVAVLFGYQEKTLDQLLVYSQVFLSIALPFSIFPLIYLTSKKSLMGEFTNAKWNTILGYAVSIILTILNIKLLFDIF; this is encoded by the coding sequence ATGTCTTCTCATAAAAAAGTGTCACTCTCTGAGATTAATCAATCTATCGATACTCCAAATAACAACCATTTTTGGCAAAATCTAAAAGCATTTTTAGGACCTGGCGCTCTTGTAGCAGTTGGTTATATGGATCCTGGAAACTGGATTACTAGTGTGGTTGGTGGTGCTTCTTACAAGTATAGTCTCTTATTCGTCATTTTAATTTCATCCATCATCGCCATGCAGCTACAACAGATGGCTGGAAAGCTCGGTATCGTAACTAAGATGGACCTAGCACAGGCAACAGCTCATCATGCTCCCAAGTGGCTTCGCTATAGTTTGTGGGTGATTTTAGAATTAGCTTTAATGGCGACAGACTTGGCTGAGGTTCTAGGTTCAGCGATTGCCTTAAATCTTTTGTTTAAAATACCGATTATGGTCGCTATCCTCTTAACCGTTTTAGATGTATTTCTTTTGTTGTTGTTGATGAAATTTGGCTTCAAAAAAATTGAAGCCATTGTTACGACCCTAATTTTAACCATATTAGCCATCTTTACCTATCTGGTGGGCTTATCCAGTCCAAGTATTCAGGGTATTTTTGGTGGTTACTTACCAACTCCAACATTATTTGAAACACCATTGCCTGGTCATGAAAGCCAATTGACCCTGGCTCTAGGAATTGTGGGAGCGACAGTCATGCCCCATAATCTCTATCTTCATTCCTCTCTATCCCAGACAAGGAAAATCAATCACAAAGATAAGAAGGATGTTCGAAAAGCCGTGCGTTTTATGACCTGGGATTCAAATCTTCAGTTGTCCTTAGCCTTTATTGTCAATTCCTTACTTCTTATTTTAGGGGCCTCTCTCTTTTTTGGTCATGCATCTGAAATTTCGGCCTTTTCTCAAATGTACAATGCTTTACAGGATTCGACAATAGCAGGAGCGATAGCTAGCTCAACTCTGTCAACTTTGTTTGCTTTAGCCCTTTTAGCAAGTGGTCAAAATTCGACCATTACAGGTACTTTGACAGGACAGATTGTCATGGAAGGCTTCTTGCATCTGAAATTGCCTCAGTGGATTATCCGTATCGGTACCCGTATTTTTGCATTGCTTCCTGTGATTGTTGTTGCCGTTTTGTTTGGATATCAAGAAAAAACCTTGGATCAGTTATTGGTCTATTCACAGGTCTTTTTGTCAATTGCTCTTCCGTTTTCAATCTTCCCCTTAATTTATCTGACCTCTAAGAAGTCACTGATGGGAGAATTCACCAATGCCAAGTGGAACACAATCCTAGGTTACGCAGTTTCCATTATCTTAACCATTCTCAATATCAAACTTCTTTTTGATATTTTTTAA
- a CDS encoding flavodoxin — protein sequence MALAKIVFASMTGNTEEIADIVADKLRDLGLDVDVDECTTVDASDFLEADIAIVATYTYGDGELPDEMMDFYEDLADLNLNGKIYGVVGSGDTFYDEFCKAVDDFDRVFVATGAEKGSECVKVDLSAEEEDIERLEQFAEELAAKVG from the coding sequence ATGGCATTAGCAAAAATTGTATTTGCCAGTATGACCGGTAATACCGAAGAAATTGCAGATATTGTAGCAGATAAATTGCGTGACCTGGGCTTGGATGTCGATGTTGATGAATGTACGACTGTTGACGCTTCAGACTTCTTGGAAGCGGATATCGCGATCGTTGCGACCTATACTTATGGCGATGGAGAATTGCCAGATGAGATGATGGACTTCTACGAAGACCTAGCTGATCTCAACTTGAATGGCAAAATCTACGGAGTCGTTGGTTCAGGAGACACCTTCTACGACGAATTCTGTAAGGCTGTCGATGATTTTGATCGCGTTTTTGTAGCGACAGGAGCGGAAAAAGGTTCAGAGTGTGTTAAAGTGGACCTCTCTGCCGAAGAAGAAGACATCGAACGCTTGGAACAATTCGCAGAAGAATTGGCTGCAAAAGTAGGATAA